A region of Coccinella septempunctata chromosome 5, icCocSept1.1, whole genome shotgun sequence DNA encodes the following proteins:
- the LOC123313358 gene encoding protein-lysine N-methyltransferase EEF2KMT produces MFILELSSTKELNPLIVDFFRKKHTKEIVWKKELASSDVQSELVSKTVDSKLVIKYKIEIMYQRRFLRKLMNYLDDLGAPVGEAIYEAFCRLSSGVEEKFYHVFYPIFEIDKLESLSELNTVILKENVNIISQGTTGLITWQASQALAEWALKTSIEKKTILELGSGTGMAGLVVASSTSCGRYIFTDCHSDVLSLLTENVELNCDKPLEKVEPEKDLLFSGSIENCKVEIRKLDWDTSGVDDCEEIGSVDLIFASDVVYDKDLFEPLTKTIKLFLQNGTTAAIIAFTQRDESTVNSFREHLESMDLNIKWLETPKPNYLSWQILPIIHIIEVTL; encoded by the exons ATGTTTATTCTAGAATTATCGTCTACAAAAGAACTGAATCCTTTGATAGTTGATTTTTTCCGAAAGAAACATACGAAAGAAATTGTGTGGAAG aaagaaCTGGCATCGTCAGATGTTCAGAGTGAACTCGTATCAAAGACTGTCGATTCAAAACTAGTCATTAAGTATAAGATCGAAATCATGTATCAGAGAAGGTTTTTGAGAAAACTAATGAATTATTTGGACGATTTGGGAGCTCCAGTTGGTGAAGCTATTTACGAAGCATTCTGTCGGTTGTCCTCAGGTGTAGAAGAAAAATTCTACCATGTTTTCTATCCGATATTCGAAATAGACAAACTTGAATCACTTTCGGAATTGAATACGGTCATTTTGAAAGAGAATGTGAATATTATATCTCAAGGAACCACGGGGTTGATAACTTGGCAG GCCTCCCAAGCTCTAGCGGAATGGGCTCTGAAAACTTCCATCGAAAAGAAGACAATTCTAGAGTTGGGATCAGGAACTGGCATGGCTGGTTTGGTTGTCGCATCTTCGACATCATGTGGAAGATACATATTCACCGACTGTCACTCTGATGTCCTTTCCCTGCTCACAGAAAACGTCGAATTGAACTGTGATAAACCACTGGAAAAGGTGGAACCTGAAAAAGATTTATTGTTCAGTGGTTCCATCGAAAACTGCAAGGTTGAAATCAGAAAACTAGACTGGGACACTTCGGGAGTGGATGACTGTGAGGAGATTGGCTCCGTTGATCTGATCTTCGCTTCTGATGTTGTCTACGATAAGGATCTCTTTGAACCTCTAACAAAAACCATCAAATTGTTCCTACAGAATGGTACCACTGCGGCAATTATAGCTTTCACGCAAAGGGATGAAAGCACTGTGAATTCTTTCCGAGAACATTTAG AATCTATGGATCTTAACATAAAATGGTTAGAAACACCGAAGCCTAACTATTTGAGTTGGCAGATTCTACCAATAATACATATTATCGAAGTCACTCTCTAG